A genomic stretch from Acropora palmata chromosome 13, jaAcrPala1.3, whole genome shotgun sequence includes:
- the LOC141864388 gene encoding coiled-coil domain-containing protein 77-like, producing MNCGHQRLKASGDTLKVRFSACFKMAVASPEQRKQSPLPTVNERLGHLKPSRELLEYYRRKIAEYDGEYEEMVRKLELYKCTYEEQHKTQWELRQREEEIAELQKALSDMQVYLFQEREHVLRLYAENDRLKIHELEDRKKIQKLLSLSKTTTSEITYFHHQPPAKAVISQHLPRDKDSDGRTYRRRPLTGRGPGGHKRDSTGNVRPAKSTAENAEDNNQSLALQIESLQAQLEEQTKLAKEQVDGLLEDRRVHMEEQQAQRERDSDKIKMMQEKLKKTQDLLYDSTKDFLELKYEIRANERHWMVEKDRLVQEIDHLREQLDVSEASVLEVAGDGIDPRETQITVVKSLRHQLEQSQKLAEMYREQCIGLEDELARIRERTDVSEDIFKERAEKMSKRLTLMNSRYENLEKRRSLEVEGFKTDIKMLRDKLKNVEKQLFKVTVTMGDGYDEEVLRNVHKTAGRSKKLVGELHNLKAKIYSLENDVRHMG from the exons ATGAATTGCGGTCACCAGCGTCTAAAGGCCAGCGGAGATACCTTGAAAGTTCGTTTCAGCGCCTGTTTTAAAATGGCTGTTGCCTCACCAGAACAGCGTAAACAGTCGCCACTACCAACGGTTAACGAACGCCTAGGGCACCTAAAACCTTCGAGAGAGTTGCTGGAGTATTACAGAAGGAAAATTGCGGAATACGATGGCGAATACGAAGAAATGGTTCGTAAACTGGAGCTTTACAAATGCACCTACGAAGAACAG CATAAAACTCAGTGGGAGTTGCGACAACGAGAAGAAGAAATTGCAGAGTTACAGAAAGCTCTTAGCGACATGCAAGTATACCTCTTTCAAGAACGAGAACATGTCTTGCGGTTGTATGCTGAAAATGACAGACTTAAAATACATGAACTTGAAGACCGCAAGAAGATTCAAAAGTTGCTAAGTCTCTCAAAAActacaacttcagaaataactTATTTTCACCATCAGCCTCCAGCAAAGGCTGTTATCAGTCAGCATCTCCCCAGGGACAAGGACAGTGATGGTAGAACTTACAGAAGGCGGCCCCTCACAGGACGTGGACCAGGAGGACACAAGAGAG ACTCTACTGGGAATGTCCGCCCGGCAAAAAGCACAGCTGAAAATGCTGAGGACAACAACCAAAGTCTTGCACTTCAGATCGAGTCATTACAAGCTCAACTAGAAGAACAAACCAAGCTTGCAAAGGAGCAAGTTGATGGCTTGTTAGAAGATCGACGTGTGCACATGGAGGAACAACAAGCTCAAAGGGAAAGAGATTCAGACAAGATAAAAATGATGCAGGAAAAGCTGAAGAAAACACAGGATCTTCTCTATGACAGCACAAAGGATTTTCTTGAACTGAAATATGAGATCCGAGCAAATGAAAGGCATTGGATGGTGGAAAAAGATAGACTTGTTCAGGAAATTGATCACCTGCGTGAACAGCTGGATGTGTCTGAGGCCAGTGTGTTGGAAGTGGCGGGTGATGGTATTGACCCTCGTGAAACTCAGATAACAGTAGTCAAGTCTCTGAGGCATCAACTTGAACAGTCACAAAAACTTGCAGAAATGTACAGAGAACAATGTATTGGTCTTGAGGATGAGTTGGCCAGGATAAGGGAGAGAACTGATGTTAGTGAGGACATTTTCAAAGAGAGAGCagaaaaaatgagcaaaagaCTTACTCTGATGAATTCAAGAtatgaaaatttggaaaaaagaagaagtttAGAAGTGGAGGGTTTCAAAACTGATATAAAAATGCTTAGAGACAAGCTCAAGAATGTTGAGAAACAACTCTTCAAG GTGACTGTCACCATGGGAGATGGTTATGATGAAGAAGTCCTTAGAAATGTGCATAAAACTGCAGGAAGATCAAAGAAACTTGTTGGTGAACTTCACaatttgaaagcaaagatTTACTCTTTAGAGAATGATGTCAGGCATATGGGATAA